A stretch of the Gracilinanus agilis isolate LMUSP501 chromosome 4, AgileGrace, whole genome shotgun sequence genome encodes the following:
- the SMIM28 gene encoding small integral membrane protein 28, with translation MRWLLGSSWRKFGPAGRGAYEYLTSEPSLPLLDTQLQSTHKISSTKEDIEPFLCIILPATILLFLAFLLLFLYHRCKHPRPQGQIFSIDLPEHLPEREVTDFLSVLPWSSEQTFHYSTLHPDATFLTVCLPPSYEEATMKTTEEEVQNRNTQDLVPHYEEESTHKLDDNKGPSLENPLHQ, from the exons ATGAGGTGGCTGTTGGGAAGCAGCTGGAGGAAGTTTGGACCTGCTGGCAGGGGAGCCTATGAATATTTAACTAGTGAACCAAGCTTGCCACTTCTGGACACCCAGCTGCAG AGCACACATAAGATAAGCTCTACCAAAGAAGACATTGAGCCATTCCTGTGCATCATTCTTCCAGCCACCATCTTGCTTTTCTTGGCGTTTCTGCTACTTTTCCTGTATCATCGCTGTAAGCATCCAAGGCCCCAGGGGCAGATCTTCAGCATTGACCTTCCAGAACACCTACCAGAGAGAGAAGTGACTGATTTCCTTTCAGTCTTACCTTGGAGTTCCGAACAGACCTTCCATTATTCGACCTTGCACCCCGATGCTACCTTCCTCACTGTGTGTTTGCCACCCTCTTATGAGGAGGCCACTATGAAAACAACTGAGGAAGAGGTCCAAAATAGGAATACCCAGGATCTAGTACCTCATTATGAAGAAGAGAGCACACATAAGTTGGATGATAATAAAGGACCTTCCCTTGAAAATCCTTTGCATCAATAG